A genomic region of Barnesiella viscericola DSM 18177 contains the following coding sequences:
- a CDS encoding carbohydrate-binding family 9-like protein: protein MKKVIEVPFVAGLGDKPLAQVSEILETQGVRQAIDCVDWPDEFPYKPIVSFSIARDNQYLYIDYFVRGNYLLAVNSTDNSPVWQDSCVEFFIQIPGEKYYYNFEFNCIGTALAARRTSRSDAEHFSPEKMARIKRYSTVGNKPFREMEGLFPWELLVAIPFDLVGLDGKHLPEAVAANFYKCADGSSLPHYLSWSPIPVEKPDFHRPEYFGELRFK, encoded by the coding sequence ATGAAAAAAGTTATTGAAGTACCTTTTGTCGCCGGATTGGGCGACAAACCGCTGGCACAGGTCTCCGAGATACTCGAGACCCAGGGGGTGCGGCAGGCTATCGATTGTGTAGACTGGCCCGACGAATTTCCCTACAAGCCCATCGTATCGTTCTCGATAGCCCGGGATAACCAATACCTCTACATCGACTATTTCGTGCGGGGCAATTACCTGCTGGCTGTCAACAGTACCGACAACTCGCCTGTGTGGCAAGACAGTTGTGTGGAGTTTTTCATACAGATACCCGGCGAGAAGTACTACTACAACTTTGAGTTCAACTGCATAGGTACGGCTCTGGCCGCCCGTCGCACCAGCCGCTCCGATGCCGAGCATTTCTCGCCCGAGAAGATGGCCCGCATCAAACGCTATTCGACCGTGGGCAACAAGCCCTTCCGGGAGATGGAGGGTCTTTTCCCTTGGGAGTTGTTAGTGGCCATACCCTTCGACCTGGTGGGGCTCGACGGGAAGCATCTGCCCGAGGCTGTGGCTGCCAATTTCTACAAGTGTGCCGACGGCTCGTCGCTGCCGCACTACCTCAGCTGGTCGCCCATACCGGTAGAGAAACCCGATTTTCACCGTCCCGAATATTTCGGCGAACTGCGGTTCAAGTAG
- a CDS encoding LysE family translocator, with translation MDLTLYTIIRGLAIGILVSAPMGPIGILCIQRTLNKGRWSGFVTGLGAALSDLIYALLTGLGMSIVIDFIEANQNVLQILGSLVLVGFGLYLYRQNPAKNIRKANSSINSYTQDFITAFLLTFSNPLILFLYIGLFARFNFFLPESQLWHHVVGYLSILVGAVGWWFFITYVINKVRSRFNVRSIWFINRAIGIIIIAMSVFGFVWGIKDYILH, from the coding sequence ATGGATTTAACGCTGTATACAATTATTCGAGGATTGGCCATTGGCATACTGGTATCGGCACCGATGGGACCGATAGGGATATTGTGTATCCAGCGCACGCTGAACAAAGGTCGATGGTCGGGGTTTGTCACGGGGCTGGGAGCCGCGTTGTCCGACCTGATATATGCCCTGCTCACGGGATTGGGTATGTCGATTGTCATCGACTTTATCGAGGCGAATCAAAACGTGCTGCAAATCTTGGGTAGTCTTGTGCTGGTGGGCTTCGGCCTCTATCTCTACCGGCAGAATCCCGCCAAGAATATCCGCAAAGCCAACTCCTCGATCAACTCCTACACGCAGGATTTCATTACCGCCTTCCTGCTCACCTTTTCCAATCCGCTTATTTTATTCCTGTATATAGGTCTTTTTGCCCGCTTCAACTTCTTCCTGCCCGAGTCGCAGTTGTGGCATCATGTCGTAGGTTATCTCTCTATCCTCGTCGGAGCGGTGGGCTGGTGGTTTTTCATCACCTATGTCATCAATAAAGTGCGTTCGCGGTTCAATGTACGCAGTATCTGGTTTATCAACCGGGCTATCGGTATCATTATCATAGCCATGTCTGTTTTTGGATTTGTGTGGGGGATAAAAGATTATATTTTACATTAA